The following proteins come from a genomic window of Elusimicrobiota bacterium:
- a CDS encoding DUF6485 family protein, with translation MAEKNCSKEKNKKKCNCTYESCPRKGICCECIEYHWFSSKELPACFFTKDAEKTYDRSLENFLKTWSKK, from the coding sequence ATGGCTGAGAAAAATTGTTCAAAAGAAAAAAATAAAAAGAAGTGTAATTGTACTTACGAATCCTGTCCGAGAAAAGGAATTTGCTGCGAGTGTATTGAATACCACTGGTTTAGTTCAAAAGAACTGCCAGCATGCTTTTTTACTAAAGATGCCGAAAAAACTTATGACCGTTCGCTTGAAAATTTCTTAAAAACCTGGAGCAAAAAATAA
- a CDS encoding nucleoside-diphosphate kinase: MAIEQLLILIKPDGLKKSLTGNILTKLSEAKLVIIGAKVVKVTDELAREHYKQLKDKPFFEELVKYIQGKLHGEQYQRVLAFVYQGEDAIKKLRDIAGSTNPEEADPVTIRGAYGRITTKGIYENVIHCSSDSAEAEREIKLWFEPQEIVSNIYPTKKAVLEKSEKIVWSK; encoded by the coding sequence ATGGCTATTGAACAGCTGCTTATATTGATAAAACCCGATGGATTAAAAAAATCTCTTACCGGCAATATTTTAACTAAGTTGTCGGAAGCCAAGCTTGTCATAATCGGCGCAAAGGTTGTAAAGGTTACGGATGAGCTTGCCCGGGAACATTATAAACAGCTAAAAGACAAACCTTTTTTTGAGGAACTTGTAAAATATATTCAAGGCAAGCTTCATGGCGAGCAATACCAAAGGGTTCTTGCTTTTGTTTACCAGGGAGAAGACGCTATAAAAAAACTTAGAGATATCGCCGGATCAACTAATCCGGAAGAAGCAGATCCTGTTACTATACGCGGAGCATACGGAAGAATTACTACAAAAGGGATTTATGAAAATGTCATCCATTGTTCTTCTGATTCTGCCGAAGCCGAAAGAGAGATAAAGCTATGGTTTGAACCCCAAGAAATTGTTTCAAACATCTATCCCACCAAAAAAGCAGTCCTAGAAAAATCAGAAAAAATCGTCTGGAGTAAATAA
- a CDS encoding PilZ domain-containing protein: MPKKAKSREERMFDRHEGELPIKVRFGDSNTFRNESMNNISLGGMSFRSSMYFEPGTELKVRAITLENAPEVEGKVVWCKRNRNSYNVGVEFHEPEAKFGIRLLEQLFHIENYRRQVKKEEGRDLTREEAAAEWIRKYAGTP, encoded by the coding sequence ATGCCAAAAAAAGCAAAAAGCAGAGAAGAAAGGATGTTTGATAGGCACGAGGGGGAACTGCCGATAAAGGTTCGCTTCGGAGACTCCAACACATTCAGAAACGAGTCCATGAACAATATAAGTTTAGGCGGAATGTCCTTTAGGTCCAGCATGTATTTTGAACCAGGAACCGAACTAAAAGTTAGAGCTATAACGCTTGAAAATGCTCCTGAAGTTGAAGGAAAGGTTGTTTGGTGCAAAAGAAATAGAAACAGTTATAACGTTGGCGTTGAATTCCATGAACCGGAAGCAAAGTTCGGTATACGCTTACTTGAACAGCTTTTTCATATTGAAAACTATAGGCGTCAGGTTAAGAAAGAAGAAGGCAGAGATTTAACCCGGGAAGAAGCTGCTGCTGAATGGATCAGAAAATACGCCGGTACGCCCTAA
- a CDS encoding SemiSWEET transporter: MDTPTILGLVAGAITSFSFLPQVIKTIKTKSTHDVSIEMFGILSFGILLWIIYGFFVRSLPVVLANSVSFVLVFTMVILKLKYK; encoded by the coding sequence ATGGACACTCCAACTATTCTTGGACTTGTTGCGGGAGCTATAACTTCATTTTCTTTTTTGCCGCAGGTTATTAAAACCATAAAAACAAAATCAACCCACGATGTATCAATAGAGATGTTCGGCATACTTTCGTTCGGCATTCTTTTATGGATAATCTATGGTTTTTTTGTTAGATCTCTGCCGGTAGTTTTAGCAAACTCTGTCAGCTTTGTTCTGGTATTCACTATGGTAATTTTAAAACTCAAATATAAATAG
- the cgtA gene encoding Obg family GTPase CgtA, which produces MKEIVKTLNTPVKEEEIVAESVRKYVYEPDFIIAKRDDIFHIEGSKVKKLAEMTVFKEEEALRRFQNILKKMGVEKALEEKGIEEGDIVKIGKFEFVHKK; this is translated from the coding sequence TTGAAAGAAATAGTAAAAACATTGAACACTCCCGTAAAAGAAGAAGAGATTGTTGCGGAATCCGTAAGAAAATATGTTTATGAGCCTGATTTTATAATTGCTAAAAGAGATGATATTTTTCACATTGAAGGATCTAAAGTAAAGAAACTTGCAGAGATGACTGTTTTTAAAGAAGAGGAAGCGTTGAGAAGGTTCCAAAATATTTTAAAGAAGATGGGTGTTGAAAAAGCTTTAGAAGAAAAAGGAATAGAAGAGGGAGATATTGTAAAAATAGGAAAATTTGAATTTGTGCACAAAAAGTGA
- a CDS encoding nitroreductase family protein has product MESLSELINKRRSIRKYLEREVEKEKIESLIESARMAPSACNAQPWRIVVVKDKKLKDELIAKGLGGFVVPNSWAKTAPVIVVVCSDLSFFTHTMAERVQGVQYHLIDIGICMEHMALKAVELGLGTCYIGWFNGKQILKMLNLPSSWKVECLLTLGYPAEIPDATPRKPLNEISIIK; this is encoded by the coding sequence ATGGAATCTTTAAGCGAACTCATTAACAAAAGAAGAAGCATAAGGAAATATCTTGAAAGAGAAGTTGAAAAAGAAAAAATAGAGTCGCTGATAGAGTCTGCGCGCATGGCTCCTTCAGCCTGTAATGCTCAACCCTGGCGTATAGTGGTAGTGAAAGACAAAAAACTTAAAGACGAATTAATCGCCAAAGGACTTGGGGGTTTTGTTGTTCCTAATTCATGGGCAAAAACCGCGCCAGTAATTGTTGTTGTGTGCTCGGATTTAAGTTTTTTTACTCACACTATGGCGGAAAGGGTTCAAGGCGTTCAGTATCATCTGATTGATATAGGAATTTGCATGGAACATATGGCGCTGAAAGCTGTTGAATTGGGCTTGGGTACTTGTTACATAGGCTGGTTTAACGGCAAACAAATTTTAAAAATGTTGAATTTACCTTCAAGCTGGAAAGTTGAGTGTCTTTTAACTTTAGGATATCCTGCAGAAATTCCTGACGCAACTCCGCGGAAACCTCTAAATGAAATATCAATCATAAAATAA
- the mnmG gene encoding tRNA uridine-5-carboxymethylaminomethyl(34) synthesis enzyme MnmG, which translates to MNKYNVIVIGAGHAGCEASLACARMGLKTLIITMQLDAIARMSCNPAIGGIAKGQIVRDIDALGGEMGKITDIAGIQFRMLNKSRGPAVWSPRAQCDKNLYHLLMKESLEKQENLDIIQDEAKSIILENNKIAGIETKSGIKIISDAVILTTGTFLKGLIHLGLTHFEGGRFGEAPSNYLSDSLSKLGFEIKRLKTGTPPRINGKTIDFSKMSEQPGDQPPIPFSHFTDIIAFQKEKIQLPCWLTYTNEKTHEFVRKGLDRSPLYTGVIKSIGPRYCPSIEDKVVRFSERGRHQVFLEPEGYNTNEYYANGISTSLPDDIQENIVHSISGLENAKIMRYGYAIEYDFCPPTQLYNTLETKLFENLYFAGQINGTTGYEEAAAQGFMAGVNAGLKIKGKESFVLSRDESYIGVLIDDLTTKGVDEPYRMFTSRSEYRLILRFDNADLRLMDSGHKIGLISDKLFYKFEIYKDAIIKNLASSKLILPEEKEITPWTIKQIELEIEIEKKYSGYIKRQTFQAEKMKKMEEKSIPGNFDYKSVPSLLTETRIKLSKIKPKTLGQALRVPGVTPADIAVLLIFLEREKYLKYKEKHYEKKH; encoded by the coding sequence ATGAATAAATACAATGTAATAGTTATCGGAGCAGGACACGCAGGGTGCGAAGCATCTCTTGCCTGCGCTAGAATGGGCTTAAAGACCCTAATAATAACTATGCAGCTGGATGCAATTGCAAGGATGTCGTGCAATCCTGCCATAGGAGGAATTGCAAAAGGCCAAATTGTTAGGGATATTGATGCGCTTGGCGGCGAAATGGGAAAAATTACGGATATCGCCGGCATTCAGTTCAGGATGCTGAATAAATCCAGGGGCCCTGCGGTATGGTCCCCACGCGCCCAGTGCGACAAAAATCTTTATCACCTTTTGATGAAGGAATCTCTTGAAAAACAAGAAAATCTTGATATCATTCAAGATGAAGCTAAAAGCATTATACTTGAAAATAATAAAATTGCCGGGATTGAAACAAAATCAGGAATTAAAATTATTTCTGATGCAGTAATACTTACAACCGGAACATTTTTAAAAGGCCTAATTCATTTAGGTTTAACGCATTTTGAAGGCGGGCGGTTCGGAGAGGCTCCTTCAAATTATCTTTCCGATTCTCTTTCTAAACTTGGTTTTGAGATAAAAAGATTAAAGACCGGAACTCCGCCCAGGATAAACGGAAAAACAATAGATTTTTCAAAAATGTCGGAACAACCGGGCGACCAGCCCCCGATACCTTTTTCTCATTTCACCGATATAATTGCATTCCAGAAAGAAAAAATACAGCTGCCCTGCTGGCTTACATATACAAACGAAAAAACTCATGAATTTGTACGAAAAGGGCTTGACCGTTCACCTCTTTATACTGGGGTAATCAAAAGCATCGGGCCGAGATATTGCCCTTCAATAGAGGACAAGGTTGTAAGATTTTCTGAACGGGGCCGCCACCAGGTTTTTCTTGAGCCCGAAGGATACAATACTAACGAATATTACGCTAACGGAATATCTACAAGCCTCCCCGATGACATTCAGGAAAACATAGTCCACTCCATAAGCGGGCTTGAAAACGCAAAAATAATGCGTTACGGTTATGCAATTGAGTACGATTTTTGTCCCCCAACCCAGCTGTATAATACGCTTGAAACAAAACTTTTTGAAAATCTTTATTTTGCGGGACAGATAAACGGGACTACGGGTTACGAAGAAGCAGCCGCGCAGGGTTTTATGGCCGGAGTAAATGCCGGGCTAAAAATAAAAGGAAAGGAATCTTTTGTTCTTTCCAGGGACGAATCTTATATCGGAGTTTTAATTGATGACCTTACAACCAAGGGAGTGGACGAACCTTACCGAATGTTTACCTCAAGGTCTGAATATCGTCTTATTTTGCGTTTTGATAATGCTGATTTGAGACTAATGGATTCTGGCCATAAAATAGGCCTTATTTCAGATAAACTTTTCTATAAATTTGAAATCTATAAGGATGCTATAATCAAAAATCTGGCCAGCTCAAAGCTTATTTTGCCTGAAGAAAAAGAAATTACTCCCTGGACAATAAAACAGATCGAGCTTGAAATAGAGATCGAAAAAAAATATTCGGGATATATAAAACGCCAAACGTTCCAGGCAGAAAAAATGAAAAAAATGGAAGAAAAAAGCATACCCGGAAATTTTGACTATAAGTCCGTGCCAAGTCTTCTTACCGAAACCCGCATTAAACTATCAAAAATAAAGCCAAAAACTTTAGGACAGGCTTTAAGGGTCCCAGGCGTTACGCCTGCAGATATAGCTGTTTTGCTTATTTTTCTTGAACGAGAAAAATATTTAAAGTATAAAGAAAAACATTATGAAAAAAAACATTGA
- a CDS encoding EFR1 family ferrodoxin (N-terminal region resembles flavodoxins. C-terminal ferrodoxin region binds two 4Fe-4S clusters.): MKKNIDLYYFTGTGNTFIVSKKMKEVFERNGISVNLYKIEKSDPSKINLKNTIGLAFPIAGFATFPFVLDFIRLLPNANGTEIFAVDTFAGTSGGIFGYIKKILTKKGYTCIGAKGIKMPSNIFYVYKDAINNKIVEKGIEKAETYASDLVNGKSRWNRFPVLSDIFYYFSLLLLSSWKIKIGQKYFAYKLIKEKCTKCGICAKICPVQNIEMDEYPKYMLKCQYCLRCVSFCPEKALEIPFNYKKITYKAVDVKEILE, from the coding sequence ATGAAAAAAAACATTGATCTATACTATTTTACAGGGACAGGAAACACTTTTATTGTCTCAAAAAAGATGAAAGAAGTTTTTGAAAGAAATGGGATAAGCGTAAATTTATATAAAATAGAAAAATCCGATCCTTCAAAAATAAATTTGAAAAATACTATAGGTCTTGCTTTTCCAATAGCAGGTTTTGCGACATTCCCTTTTGTTCTGGATTTTATAAGATTGCTCCCAAATGCAAACGGGACAGAAATATTTGCGGTTGATACTTTTGCAGGAACTTCCGGCGGAATATTCGGCTACATCAAGAAAATACTGACAAAAAAAGGGTATACTTGCATTGGTGCCAAGGGAATTAAAATGCCAAGCAACATATTCTATGTTTACAAAGATGCTATAAATAATAAAATCGTTGAAAAAGGCATAGAAAAAGCAGAAACTTATGCTTCAGATTTAGTTAACGGAAAATCCCGATGGAATCGATTCCCTGTCTTATCTGACATATTTTATTACTTTTCACTGCTTTTATTATCCTCTTGGAAAATAAAAATCGGCCAAAAATATTTCGCTTATAAACTTATAAAAGAAAAATGCACCAAATGCGGAATATGCGCTAAAATTTGTCCCGTGCAAAATATTGAAATGGACGAATATCCCAAATATATGCTTAAATGCCAGTACTGCCTGAGATGCGTTTCTTTTTGTCCGGAAAAAGCTTTGGAAATACCTTTTAATTACAAGAAAATTACTTATAAAGCCGTTGATGTAAAGGAGATATTAGAATAA
- a CDS encoding transposase encodes MRKDLLVTDQIYHVFSRSIAGFKIFNSEADHSRIIQLLQYYKKAEPNIRFSRFNKLIKKNKIDFQQLHSEKENLIDIVAYCIMPPHLHLVLKQRKKSGISIFMNNILNSYTRFFNTKHQRKGPLWESRFKNVLVETNEYLLHLTRYMHLNPVTSGLVDAAELWESSSYKEYLSLVDKDNLICNFSNLIDISPKEYKIFVEERTDYQRELQKIKNLMLD; translated from the coding sequence ATGAGAAAGGATTTGTTAGTCACTGACCAAATTTACCATGTATTTTCGAGAAGCATTGCAGGTTTTAAGATCTTCAATAGCGAAGCAGATCATTCAAGAATTATTCAGCTATTGCAGTATTATAAGAAAGCGGAGCCAAATATTAGATTTTCAAGATTCAATAAATTAATAAAGAAAAATAAAATTGATTTTCAGCAGTTGCACAGTGAAAAAGAAAATCTCATTGATATCGTAGCTTATTGTATTATGCCGCCGCATTTGCACTTAGTCCTTAAACAAAGGAAAAAAAGCGGAATATCGATTTTTATGAATAATATTTTAAATAGCTATACTAGATTTTTTAATACAAAACATCAAAGAAAGGGACCGCTTTGGGAAAGCAGATTTAAAAATGTATTAGTTGAAACTAATGAATATTTGCTCCATCTTACAAGATATATGCATTTAAATCCTGTAACATCAGGACTTGTTGACGCTGCCGAGCTTTGGGAATCTTCATCTTATAAAGAATATCTCAGCCTAGTTGACAAAGATAATTTAATCTGTAATTTTAGCAATTTAATTGATATAAGCCCTAAAGAGTATAAAATTTTTGTAGAAGAGAGGACCGATTATCAGCGGGAACTTCAAAAAATTAAAAATCTAATGCTGGATTGA
- a CDS encoding phosphoenolpyruvate carboxykinase (GTP): MTAYLKSWVQEQAEITKPDKIYWMNGSEEEARSLIQIGLTKEKIAGNFTFFELNHKIFPNSYLHRSHPTDVARTEHLTVVCTHKKEDAGPNNNWLDPNEAKSKLKPLFDGCMKGRTMYVIPYFLGHPDSPYAKPCIQLTDSVYVAVSMRIMTRVGETVIKKIGDSDSFVKGLHSIGDLNPERRWIMHFPEENLVLSVGSGYGGNALLGKKCFSLRIASAMGQREGWLAEHMIIIGVESPDKKITYLLAALPSACGKTNLAMLDPVLKGYKVWTIGDDIAWINVGKDGRLYAINPESGFFGVAPGTSNSTNPIMIQTLKNNKFYPTLFTNTALDLDTNSPWWEGLSEEKPKNLIDWQGNKFDPASDKPAAHPNSRFTTSIYNCPVLSKEYDNPLGVPISGIIFGGRRKSTMPLVYESLSWEHGVFSASIMGSETTSAALHQVGVVRRDPMAMLPFCGYNMGKYFSHWLSFKKKVKRLPKIFMVNWFRKDDAGKFIWPGFRDNSRVIKWMIDRIEDKVQPDQNALGFIPKKKDLDLSGLNFDDAKFSGLFELKKDDWTKEIEEIEKFYSTFGNSVPDELLNQLSALKKKISMI; this comes from the coding sequence ATGACAGCATATCTTAAGAGCTGGGTACAAGAACAAGCAGAAATAACAAAACCGGACAAAATATATTGGATGAACGGTTCTGAAGAAGAGGCCAGGAGTCTGATTCAGATAGGACTGACAAAAGAAAAAATCGCAGGAAATTTTACTTTTTTTGAATTAAACCACAAAATATTTCCTAATTCTTACTTGCACCGTTCCCACCCAACCGATGTGGCAAGGACAGAACATCTTACGGTGGTCTGCACTCACAAAAAGGAAGATGCCGGACCAAACAACAACTGGCTTGATCCTAATGAGGCAAAATCAAAATTAAAACCCTTATTTGACGGCTGCATGAAAGGAAGAACGATGTATGTTATTCCTTACTTTTTAGGCCATCCCGATTCCCCGTACGCCAAACCTTGTATACAGCTCACAGACTCGGTCTATGTAGCGGTGAGTATGCGAATAATGACGCGCGTCGGAGAAACAGTAATAAAAAAAATCGGCGATTCGGATTCTTTTGTTAAAGGGCTGCATTCTATCGGCGACTTAAATCCCGAAAGGCGATGGATAATGCATTTTCCTGAAGAAAATCTGGTATTGAGCGTCGGTTCAGGTTACGGCGGAAACGCTCTTTTGGGCAAAAAGTGTTTTTCTTTAAGAATCGCCTCGGCGATGGGCCAACGGGAAGGATGGCTAGCCGAACATATGATAATTATCGGAGTGGAATCTCCGGACAAAAAAATTACTTATCTTCTCGCCGCCTTGCCTTCTGCCTGCGGAAAAACAAATTTAGCAATGCTTGATCCGGTTCTTAAAGGATATAAGGTCTGGACAATCGGCGACGATATAGCATGGATAAATGTAGGAAAAGACGGCCGCCTTTATGCGATAAATCCTGAATCCGGCTTTTTCGGCGTGGCTCCGGGAACATCCAACAGCACTAATCCAATTATGATTCAGACCTTAAAAAATAATAAGTTTTATCCGACATTATTTACAAATACCGCGCTTGATTTGGATACTAATTCGCCCTGGTGGGAAGGTCTTAGTGAAGAAAAACCAAAAAATCTTATAGACTGGCAGGGAAACAAATTTGACCCCGCTTCAGATAAACCCGCGGCGCACCCAAACTCCCGTTTCACTACTTCAATATATAATTGTCCCGTGCTTTCAAAAGAATACGACAACCCTTTGGGCGTTCCGATTTCCGGAATAATTTTTGGCGGCAGAAGAAAATCCACTATGCCTTTAGTATATGAAAGCCTTTCCTGGGAACACGGAGTTTTCTCGGCTTCAATAATGGGCTCGGAAACAACTTCAGCCGCTCTCCATCAAGTCGGGGTTGTAAGACGCGACCCAATGGCCATGCTTCCCTTCTGCGGCTATAATATGGGAAAATATTTCAGCCACTGGTTAAGCTTTAAGAAAAAGGTTAAAAGGCTCCCAAAAATATTTATGGTAAACTGGTTCAGGAAAGACGATGCCGGAAAATTTATTTGGCCCGGTTTCCGCGATAATTCGCGCGTAATCAAATGGATGATAGATAGGATTGAAGATAAAGTCCAGCCTGATCAAAATGCTCTCGGCTTCATCCCCAAGAAAAAAGATCTTGATCTTTCAGGGCTTAACTTTGACGACGCTAAATTTTCAGGTTTATTTGAATTAAAAAAAGACGACTGGACAAAGGAGATAGAAGAAATAGAAAAATTCTATTCTACTTTCGGAAACTCTGTCCCTGATGAGCTTTTAAATCAGCTTTCTGCTTTAAAGAAAAAAATATCTATGATATAA
- a CDS encoding secondary thiamine-phosphate synthase enzyme YjbQ: MQKITVRTKKRNEFIDITSEIQSIISKSKIENGVCLVFVPHTTAGITINENADPDVTSDIMSALEKIVPLKGNYSHSEGNSDAHTKASIMGSSVSVIIDKGSLMLGTWQGIYFAEFDGPRAREIWIHTVTTA, encoded by the coding sequence ATGCAGAAAATAACGGTTAGAACTAAAAAAAGAAATGAATTTATTGACATTACGTCAGAAATTCAATCAATAATTTCAAAAAGCAAAATTGAAAACGGCGTTTGCCTTGTTTTTGTTCCTCATACAACTGCGGGGATCACAATAAATGAAAATGCTGACCCTGATGTTACCTCCGATATTATGTCAGCCTTAGAAAAAATTGTTCCTTTAAAAGGGAACTACTCGCACAGCGAGGGAAATTCTGATGCGCATACAAAAGCAAGCATAATGGGGTCTTCAGTATCTGTAATTATTGACAAAGGCAGTTTGATGCTGGGAACTTGGCAGGGAATATATTTCGCTGAGTTTGACGGTCCGCGTGCAAGAGAAATTTGGATACATACCGTTACCACCGCGTAG
- the rsmG gene encoding 16S rRNA (guanine(527)-N(7))-methyltransferase RsmG, protein MKENVWNTFKTFVCNNFNVSLSENQINLFKIYLSELKIWNQKFNLVSFKNDEEIIFRHFADSLAALKIISKFRKQKLDMADIGTGAGFPGIPIKIAIPEMHLKLIESITKKCSFLENLKAKLLLSDTEIINDRAENIGQDKKYREKSDFVVSRALSKFSPNLEMALPLTKVGGHCLIFKTESSAFGKDGINSVEKAYNVLGGEFIEHFCYNLPDQDLTYCILVFEKIKNSPKEFPRKVGIPGKKPL, encoded by the coding sequence ATGAAAGAAAACGTTTGGAACACTTTTAAAACCTTTGTCTGCAATAATTTCAACGTTTCGCTTTCTGAAAATCAGATAAACTTATTTAAGATATATCTTTCAGAACTTAAAATATGGAACCAGAAATTTAATTTAGTGTCGTTTAAAAATGACGAAGAAATAATTTTCCGCCATTTTGCCGATTCTTTGGCCGCTTTAAAAATTATTTCTAAATTTAGAAAACAAAAGTTAGACATGGCTGATATAGGTACCGGAGCAGGATTCCCCGGAATACCTATAAAAATCGCAATTCCTGAAATGCATTTAAAGCTCATTGAATCAATAACAAAAAAATGCTCATTTTTGGAGAATTTAAAAGCGAAACTTCTTCTTTCAGACACGGAAATAATAAATGACAGAGCGGAAAATATAGGTCAAGACAAAAAATATCGCGAAAAATCTGATTTTGTTGTTTCAAGAGCGTTGTCAAAGTTTTCCCCAAACCTGGAAATGGCATTGCCTTTAACAAAGGTGGGCGGCCATTGCCTAATTTTCAAGACTGAATCGTCAGCTTTCGGAAAAGACGGAATAAACTCCGTAGAAAAAGCTTATAATGTACTTGGAGGAGAATTTATTGAACATTTTTGTTACAATCTCCCGGATCAGGATTTAACTTACTGTATTCTTGTATTTGAAAAAATAAAAAACAGCCCGAAAGAATTCCCGAGAAAAGTCGGAATACCTGGAAAAAAACCGCTTTAG
- a CDS encoding VanZ family protein, protein MYKKYFSLWVPVLIWCSVIFFFSSIPNLKTEFGFWDLILRKAAHITEYAILFLLLRRAVARTYPDLKDISVYFISGIFSILYAFSDEFHQYFVVTRGPSLADVMIDSIGGLIGLAAYLYWKKVSLGNNK, encoded by the coding sequence ATGTATAAAAAGTATTTTTCTTTATGGGTTCCCGTCTTAATATGGTGTTCAGTCATATTTTTCTTTTCAAGTATTCCGAATCTTAAAACGGAATTCGGATTTTGGGATTTAATATTAAGAAAAGCAGCTCATATAACTGAGTACGCAATACTATTTTTGCTTTTAAGAAGAGCCGTAGCCCGCACTTATCCGGATTTGAAAGACATTTCTGTTTATTTTATTTCCGGAATTTTTTCAATTCTTTATGCATTTTCGGACGAGTTTCACCAATATTTTGTTGTTACCAGAGGCCCTTCTTTAGCCGATGTGATGATAGATTCAATCGGCGGTTTGATTGGTTTGGCGGCATACCTCTATTGGAAAAAAGTCAGTTTAGGGAATAACAAATGA
- the ychF gene encoding redox-regulated ATPase YchF: MKLGIAGLPNVGKSTLFNALTKGKALIANYPFTTIEPNVGIVAIPDKRLAFLADLFQKKKVNAAVEFFDIAGLVKGASKGEGLGNKFLGNIRECEAIVEVVRCFEDKNVSHIMGQIDPLRDIEIISTELILADLETIQTRLEKLNRSVKSGDHKILVEDEFAKRLDKHLESGNPARTFAVKEEEKEFFKEYFLLTAKPILYVCNVDETFFPAMKNNFFDKITQLAKEKGGEAVPISAKMEDELQELNESDQLSFLKDFGLEESGLNRLIHSSYSLLNLLTFYTVIREECHAWTVEKDTHAPQAAGKIHTDFEKGFIKAEVMHFDDFKKLGSHNAVKDAGLVHIEGRDYIVKDGDIIEFKFHIAKE; this comes from the coding sequence ATGAAACTTGGAATAGCAGGCCTTCCGAATGTCGGTAAATCCACTTTGTTCAACGCTCTTACAAAGGGTAAAGCGTTAATAGCAAATTATCCTTTTACAACCATTGAGCCCAATGTCGGCATCGTTGCGATTCCGGATAAAAGGCTGGCTTTTTTGGCTGATCTTTTTCAAAAGAAAAAAGTTAATGCGGCTGTTGAGTTTTTTGATATTGCAGGACTGGTTAAAGGCGCGTCAAAGGGGGAAGGGCTGGGAAATAAGTTTTTAGGAAATATTAGAGAGTGCGAGGCAATTGTTGAGGTTGTTAGATGTTTTGAAGACAAAAATGTATCTCACATAATGGGACAGATTGATCCGTTGCGCGATATTGAAATTATAAGCACTGAGCTTATTTTAGCCGATTTGGAAACCATACAAACAAGGCTTGAAAAACTGAATAGAAGCGTGAAATCGGGCGATCATAAAATTTTAGTAGAGGATGAATTCGCAAAAAGGCTAGACAAACATCTTGAATCCGGAAATCCTGCAAGAACTTTTGCGGTTAAGGAAGAGGAAAAGGAATTTTTTAAGGAATATTTTTTATTGACCGCAAAACCAATACTTTACGTATGCAATGTTGATGAAACATTTTTTCCCGCAATGAAGAATAACTTTTTTGATAAAATAACGCAACTTGCAAAAGAAAAAGGCGGAGAAGCAGTTCCGATTAGCGCCAAAATGGAAGATGAGCTTCAGGAACTTAACGAAAGCGATCAGCTTTCTTTTTTGAAGGATTTTGGATTAGAAGAATCAGGGCTTAACAGGTTAATTCATTCAAGTTATTCTCTGCTGAATTTGCTGACTTTTTACACGGTTATTAGAGAAGAATGTCACGCCTGGACTGTTGAAAAAGATACTCATGCTCCTCAGGCTGCAGGAAAAATTCATACTGATTTTGAGAAAGGTTTTATAAAAGCTGAGGTAATGCATTTTGATGATTTTAAAAAACTCGGATCTCATAATGCCGTTAAGGATGCGGGGCTTGTGCATATTGAAGGAAGGGACTATATTGTAAAGGATGGGGATATAATTGAATTTAAATTTCACATTGCAAAGGAATAA